The window AAGGTGGTGTAGGTGCGGCCCAGCGCGAACTCCGGCGGCACCAGCGGCAGGGGGGAGCCGCGCAGTTCGCTGCCGGAGCGGCGCGGCAGGGACAGGCGGAACTGGGAGCCCTGGCCGGGCTGGCCCCACGCCTGGAGCCAGCCGCCGTGCAGGGTGGCGTCCTCCTTGGCGATGGAGAGCCCGAGGCCGGTGCCGCCGGTGGTGCGCACCCGGGCCGGGTCGGCGCGCCAGAAGCGGTCGAAGCACAGGTGCTCCTCCCCCTCCTTGAGGCCCACCCCGTAGTCGCGCACGGCCACGGCGACCGCGTCGCGGTCGCACGCGGCGGTGACCACCACGTCGCGGCCCTCGCTGTGCTCGATGGCGTTGACCACCAGGTTGCGCAGGATGCGGTTGATGCGGCGGCCGTCGTACTCGGCGGTGCAGGGGTCGGTGGGCAGGCGCAGCACGACCTTGATGCCGCGCCGCTCGGCGATCTGCTCGGCGTCGCCGACGGCCTTCATGACGGCGTCGCGGATGTCGAGCGACTCGGTGCCCAGGGTGGCGGCCCCGGCGTCGTGGCGGCTGATCTCCAGCAGGTCGGAGAGCAGTTCCTCGAACCGCTCCACCTGGCTCTGCAGCAGCTCCACCGAGCGGCGCATGGTGGGGTCGAGCTCCTCGCGCTCGTCGAAGAGCACGTCCCCGGCCATCTTGATGGTGGTCAGCGGGGTGCGCAGCTCGTGGGAGACGTCGGAGACGAACTGGCGCTGGAGCTTGGACAGCTCCTCCAGCTCCTGGATCTTCTCCTGGAGGTTGCCCGCCATGTCGTTGAAGGACAGGGCGAGCCGGGCGAGGTCGTCCTCGCCGTGCACGGCCATGCGTTCGGTGAGGTCGCCCGAGGAGAGGCGTTCGGCGGACTGGGCGGCCGAGCGGACCGGGCTGACCACCTGCCGGGTGATGACGAAGGCGATCAGGCCCAGGAGGATGACCAGCAGCACGCCCACCAGGCCGACCGTGCCCTGGACCAGGTCGAGGATCTGCTGCTC is drawn from Nocardiopsis dassonvillei subsp. dassonvillei DSM 43111 and contains these coding sequences:
- the mtrB gene encoding MtrAB system histidine kinase MtrB, with the protein product MTAATPEEERGTASDTQIPPSGPSAAGGRWRDGGTGLTRSYALAQRAARALVRGVHSNWRRSLHLRVISTTLVLSLVVMVGLGYVLISQVRGGLLDAKISTAVTDHRAGLNYASAELQENESGDRNRLMYNLANELTSRSGDTGLYSVVILPSVGGEVGWATGEGSVPQRLINQVHESEVDEQQYHTYTRITTDQGEEPALVVGAQLTRAYELYYIFPLQHEQQILDLVQGTVGLVGVLLVILLGLIAFVITRQVVSPVRSAAQSAERLSSGDLTERMAVHGEDDLARLALSFNDMAGNLQEKIQELEELSKLQRQFVSDVSHELRTPLTTIKMAGDVLFDEREELDPTMRRSVELLQSQVERFEELLSDLLEISRHDAGAATLGTESLDIRDAVMKAVGDAEQIAERRGIKVVLRLPTDPCTAEYDGRRINRILRNLVVNAIEHSEGRDVVVTAACDRDAVAVAVRDYGVGLKEGEEHLCFDRFWRADPARVRTTGGTGLGLSIAKEDATLHGGWLQAWGQPGQGSQFRLSLPRRSGSELRGSPLPLVPPEFALGRTYTTFADKGENGNGAARPERVPARNGADAAEEGAAAARAEQREDEEKL